One window of the Cryptomeria japonica chromosome 7, Sugi_1.0, whole genome shotgun sequence genome contains the following:
- the LOC131030273 gene encoding alpha pinene synthase, chloroplastic, which produces MSLRCITPLPCSMVGHKLQKPPIHKPLFYHKPFNTPYLKKKIPARSRLAKTTINMAVITTDEGITRRIGNHHPNLWDDDFIQSLSKAYEAPSYGERAEKLIKDVKDMFNALPVQSSSAEDLYQHLSLVDHVERLGIDRHFQTEIKNALDYVYRYWSDKGIGCGRESTHADLNTSALGFKILRLHRYGISSDMLQQFIPKDKNLMHLKSESNEEEIKSILNLFRASLIAFPEEKAMDGAKSFSTTYLKQALPKINNLNLSREIKFNLEYGWHTNVPRLETRTYLDIYGEDSSWASKTINNTFYEKLLELAKLDFNMIQSVQQKELQILSRWWTESGLAKLEFSRHRHVEYYLWAAGGCIEPKYSAFRIGFAKLSALVTYLDDIYDTYGTLDELKIFTKAIKRWDLSATEGLPEFMKVAFKAFDEALRDMAEEAKKTQGRDTLDYARKAWEVYIDAYMKEAEWLAMGYTPSLEEYLENGKVSAGSRVVTLQPVLTLDAPLSDEILKEIDYPSRFDELLCLTLRLRGDTRTFKAEADRGEVVSCITCYMKDHPGSNEEDALNYLNSLIDERLKELNWEYLKPDNVPLVSKDNAYNLSKGLQLLYKERDGFSVSSIETKNLISKIIIEPIPI; this is translated from the exons ATGTCTCTTCGTTGCATTACACCATTGCCTTGCAGTATGGTTGGACACAAGTTACAGAAGCCACCAATCCATAAGCCTCTTTTTTATCACAAGCCTTTCAATACGCCATACCTTAAAAAGAAAATCCCTGCGCGCAGTAGACTTGCTAAAACTACCATCAATATGGCAGTGATAACCACTGATGAAGGCATAACACGACGCATTGGCAATCATCACCCTAACTTGTGGGATGATGATTTCATACAATCTCTCTCAAAAGCTTATGAG GCTCCCTCTTATGGTGAACGTGCTGAGAAGCTGATTAAGGATGTCAAGGACATGTTCAATGCGCTTCCAGTACAGTCTTCATCTGCAGAGGATCTGTATCAACATCTTTCACTGGTTGACCATGTAGAACGCCTTGGAATCGACCGCCATTTTCAAACTGAAATAAAAAATGCTCTTGACTATGTTTACAG ATATTGGAGTGACAAAGGCATTGGATGTGGAAGAGAGAGTACTCATGCAGATCTAAACACCTCAGCCTTGGGTTTTAAAATTCTTCGCCTACATAGATATGGCATCTCCTCAG ACATGTTACAACAATTCATACCTAAAGACAAGAACTTGATGCATTTGAAGAGCGAGTCAAATGAGGAGGAGATTAAAAGCATTCTAAATTTATTTCGTGCTTCACTCATTGCATTTCCTGAGGAGAAAGCTATGGATGGTGCAAAATCCTTTTCTACTACATATTTGAAACAAGCTCTACCAAagataaataatttaaatctttCAAGAGAG ATAAAATTCAATCTAGAGTATGGTTGGCACACCAATGTACCTAGGTTGGAAACAAGGACCTATCTTGACATATATGGAGAAGATAGTTCATGGGCTTCCAAGACCATCAACAA TACTTTTTATGAAAAACTATTAGAATTGGCAAAGTTGGACTTTAATATGATTCAATCAGTACAACAAAAAGAGCTTCAAATTTTGTCAAG ATGGTGGACAGAGTCTGGGTTGGCTAAACTAGAGTTTTCTCGCCATCGCCATGTGGAATATTATCTTTGGGCAGCTGGAGGGTGTATTGAACCCAAATATTCTGCTTTTAGAATTGGGTTTGCAAAGTTGTCTGCACTTGTCACATATTTGGATGATATTTATGATACATATGGAACTTTGGATGAGCTCAAAATATTCACAAAAGCCATTAAAag GTGGGATTTATCAGCCACAGAGGGACTTCCTGAATTTATGAAAGTGGCATTCAAGGCTTTTGATGAAGCTCTAAGGGACATGGCTGAAGAGGCCAAGAAAACTCAAGGCAGAGACACACTTGACTATGCACGCAAAGCT TGGGAAGTTTATATAGATGCCTACATGAAAGAAGCAGAGTGGCTTGCTATGGGTTATACACCGTCTTTAGAGGAATATTTAGAGAATGGAAAAGTGAGTGCTGGATCCCGTGTTGTGACCTTGCAACCCGTGTTAACTTTAGATGCACCTCTTTCTGATGAAATTCTCAAAGAAATTGATTATCCATCAAGGTTTGATGAGTTATTATGCTTAACCCTCAGATTAAGAGGTGACACAAGGACTTTTAAG GCTGAGGCAGATCGTGGAGAAGTGGTATCATGTATAACATGTTACATGAAAGACCACCCTGGATCAAATGAGGAAGATGCACTCAACTATCTCAATTCTTTAATTGATGAAAGACTTAAAGAATTGAATTGGGAATATTTGAAACCAGATAATGTTCCATTAGTTAGCAAAGATAATGCATATAATTTATCAAAAGGTCTTCAACTTTTGTACAAAGAAAGAGATGGATTTAGTGTCTCTAGCATTGAGACAAAGAATCTTATTAGCAAAATTATTATTGAACCAATACCAATATGA